A single window of Streptomyces xanthii DNA harbors:
- a CDS encoding SDR family NAD(P)-dependent oxidoreductase, whose translation MTTALITGSTAGIGAAFARRLAADGHNLVLVARDTKRLREQATELHDGHGIEAEVLPADLSTDEGIAAVEERLRNRRSPVDLLVNNAGFGNKGRYLDVPMADELTMLKVHIEAVLRLTSAATESMRERGRGGVINVASVAAFVPRGTYGASKAWVVQFTQGAAKDLAGSGVRLMALCPGFVRTEFHERAGMGTDNIPKWMWLDADKLVAAALTDLSRDKTLSIPDPRYKALMGVVKLTPRPLLGGLTSRTGRKYGPQ comes from the coding sequence ATGACTACGGCACTGATCACCGGATCCACCGCGGGCATCGGCGCCGCGTTCGCCAGGCGCCTCGCCGCCGACGGCCACAACCTGGTCCTCGTGGCGCGCGACACGAAGCGGCTCCGGGAGCAGGCCACCGAACTGCACGACGGGCACGGCATCGAGGCCGAGGTCCTCCCGGCCGACCTGTCGACGGACGAGGGGATCGCGGCGGTCGAGGAGCGGCTGCGCAACCGCCGCTCCCCCGTCGACCTCCTCGTCAACAACGCGGGGTTCGGCAACAAGGGCCGTTACCTCGACGTCCCGATGGCCGACGAGCTGACGATGCTGAAGGTGCACATCGAGGCGGTCCTGCGGCTGACCTCGGCGGCGACCGAGTCGATGCGGGAGCGCGGACGCGGCGGCGTGATCAACGTGGCGTCGGTCGCCGCGTTCGTCCCGCGCGGCACCTACGGGGCGTCCAAGGCGTGGGTCGTGCAGTTCACGCAGGGCGCGGCGAAGGACCTGGCCGGCAGCGGCGTCCGTCTGATGGCGCTGTGCCCCGGCTTCGTACGGACGGAGTTCCACGAGCGGGCCGGCATGGGCACGGACAACATCCCGAAGTGGATGTGGCTCGACGCGGACAAGCTGGTCGCGGCGGCCCTGACCGACCTCTCCCGCGACAAGACCCTCTCCATCCCCGACCCCCGCTACAAGGCGCTGATGGGCGTGGTGAAGCTGACCCCCCGCCCCCTCCTCGGCGGCCTCACGTCCCGGACGGGGCGCAAGTACGGGCCTCAGTAG
- a CDS encoding multicopper oxidase family protein — translation MAHTDRKTPGRRRLRRVLTVLGSVVAVLALAVGAGVWWLWSDAKVTTAGRTAFTNELAIPPLAESHVDEKTGRRVFDLRMQAGETEFRPGRKTPTWGFNGNYLGPTLRAKRGERVEVRVRNSLDEASTVHWHGMHLPARMDGGPHQMVEPGARWSPNWRIDQPAATLWYHPHPHGKTERHVQRGLAGMFLLDDENSERLALPKRYGVDDLPVVVQDVKFDGDRFDHGHGLMQNIGFLGDRTMVNGTLDPYRVVRDERVRLRLLNASTARTYDFGFADGREVALVGTDGGLLERPVAEDRVRLSPGERAEVVVRMRAGERAVLRGFPLDSGYGDAWQKRFAGGDDSFDVLQLRAARTLRPSPGVPAKLAGQELPDPADAVRERHFELKMSGINGRSMEMDRVDATVTRGTTEVWTVRNENGMPHNFHVHDVQFRVVSVNGARPPAALRGRKDTILVPSGTTMKIALRFDGGPEFADPDTPFMYHCHLLYHEDGGMMGQFVVVDRGGRAGTPKGGGHAGH, via the coding sequence ATGGCCCACACCGACCGAAAGACCCCCGGCAGGCGCCGCCTGCGCCGTGTCCTCACCGTCCTCGGCTCCGTCGTCGCCGTCCTCGCCCTCGCCGTCGGCGCGGGGGTGTGGTGGCTGTGGTCCGACGCGAAGGTGACGACGGCCGGCCGGACGGCGTTCACGAACGAGCTGGCGATCCCGCCGCTCGCGGAGTCGCACGTCGACGAGAAGACCGGGCGGCGCGTCTTCGACCTGCGGATGCAGGCGGGCGAGACCGAGTTCCGTCCCGGCCGCAAGACGCCGACCTGGGGCTTCAACGGGAACTACCTGGGCCCCACGCTGCGCGCGAAGCGCGGCGAACGGGTCGAGGTCCGGGTCCGCAACTCCCTCGACGAGGCCTCCACCGTCCACTGGCACGGCATGCACCTGCCCGCCCGGATGGACGGCGGCCCGCACCAGATGGTCGAGCCCGGCGCCCGCTGGTCGCCGAACTGGCGGATCGACCAGCCCGCGGCCACCCTCTGGTACCACCCGCATCCGCACGGGAAGACGGAACGGCACGTGCAGCGCGGGCTCGCCGGCATGTTCCTGCTGGACGACGAGAACAGCGAGCGGCTCGCGCTGCCGAAGCGGTACGGGGTCGACGACCTGCCGGTCGTGGTGCAGGACGTGAAGTTCGACGGGGACCGCTTCGACCACGGCCACGGCCTGATGCAGAACATCGGCTTCCTCGGCGACCGCACGATGGTCAACGGCACTCTGGACCCGTACCGGGTGGTGCGCGACGAGCGCGTACGGCTGCGCCTCCTGAACGCCTCGACCGCGCGCACGTACGACTTCGGCTTCGCCGACGGCCGCGAGGTCGCCCTTGTCGGCACCGACGGCGGGCTCCTGGAGCGGCCGGTGGCCGAGGACCGGGTGCGGCTCTCGCCCGGTGAGCGGGCCGAGGTCGTGGTGCGGATGCGGGCCGGGGAGCGGGCGGTGCTGCGCGGCTTCCCGCTGGACAGCGGCTACGGGGACGCCTGGCAGAAGCGGTTCGCGGGCGGCGACGACTCGTTCGACGTACTGCAGCTGCGCGCCGCGCGCACCCTGCGCCCCTCCCCCGGCGTCCCGGCGAAACTCGCCGGGCAGGAACTGCCCGACCCCGCGGACGCCGTGCGCGAGCGGCACTTCGAGCTGAAGATGAGCGGGATCAACGGCCGCTCGATGGAGATGGACCGCGTGGACGCCACGGTCACCCGGGGCACGACCGAGGTCTGGACGGTCCGCAACGAGAACGGCATGCCGCACAACTTCCATGTGCACGACGTGCAGTTCAGGGTCGTATCGGTGAACGGGGCCAGGCCGCCCGCCGCCCTGCGCGGCCGCAAGGACACGATCCTCGTCCCCAGCGGTACGACGATGAAGATCGCCCTGCGCTTCGACGGCGGGCCCGAATTCGCCGACCCCGACACGCCGTTCATGTACCACTGCCATCTGCTGTACCACGAGGACGGCGGAATGATGGGCCAGTTCGTGGTCGTCGACCGGGGCGGCCGGGCCGGTACGCCGAAGGGCGGCGGGCACGCGGGGCACTGA
- a CDS encoding SAM-dependent methyltransferase, producing MTPRPSPRLAAIVDALPLRPDSRVLEIGCGPGVAARAVAGRLDTGFVLAIDRSATAVEQARRAGAAQIAAGRLAVRRAAAEDFVLLDGEEPYDLVFAVRVGALDGRHPETAHQALTRIAAATTPTARLFIDGGDPLRELTLPRA from the coding sequence ATGACCCCGCGTCCGTCCCCCCGCCTCGCCGCGATCGTGGACGCGCTGCCGCTCCGCCCCGACTCCCGCGTCCTGGAGATCGGCTGCGGCCCCGGCGTCGCCGCCCGCGCCGTGGCCGGCCGGCTCGACACCGGTTTCGTCCTGGCGATCGACCGCTCCGCCACCGCCGTCGAACAGGCCCGCCGCGCCGGTGCGGCCCAGATCGCCGCCGGCCGCCTCGCGGTCCGCCGGGCCGCCGCGGAGGACTTCGTCCTGCTGGACGGCGAGGAACCGTACGATCTCGTCTTCGCCGTGCGCGTCGGCGCCCTGGACGGCCGCCACCCGGAGACGGCCCACCAGGCCCTCACCCGCATCGCCGCGGCCACCACCCCGACGGCCCGCCTCTTCATCGACGGCGGCGACCCCCTGCGTGAGCTGACCCTCCCGCGGGCCTGA
- a CDS encoding WhiB family transcriptional regulator codes for MADFSRLPGPNADLWDWQLLAACRGVDSSLFFHPEGERGAARSARENSAKEVCMRCPVRAECAAHALQVREPYGVWGGLTEDEREELMGRARNRLVTASAGGAGRPATSSAGH; via the coding sequence ATGGCAGATTTCTCCCGCCTTCCCGGACCGAACGCAGATCTGTGGGACTGGCAGCTCCTCGCGGCCTGCCGCGGGGTCGACAGCTCGCTCTTCTTTCACCCGGAGGGCGAGCGGGGGGCGGCGCGCAGCGCCCGTGAGAACTCGGCCAAAGAGGTGTGCATGAGGTGCCCCGTACGCGCAGAATGCGCAGCTCACGCGCTACAGGTGCGTGAGCCGTACGGCGTGTGGGGCGGCTTGACCGAGGACGAACGCGAAGAACTCATGGGACGGGCGCGCAACCGGCTCGTCACGGCGTCGGCGGGGGGTGCGGGGCGCCCGGCGACCAGTTCGGCCGGTCACTGA
- a CDS encoding sigma-70 family RNA polymerase sigma factor, with amino-acid sequence MRDDETVTPQGGIGTLVGRAVDGDEQATHDLLAHVHPLAIRYCRTRLSRLPGDARHFVEDLAQEVCVAVLLALPRYKDTGRPFEAFVFAIAAHKVADLQRAAMRGPGSTAVPSDEMPERPDDSLGPEERALLSSDAAWAKKLLANLPENQRELLLLRIAVGLTAEETGQMLGMSPGAVRVAQHRALSRLRALAEQ; translated from the coding sequence ATGCGCGACGACGAGACAGTGACCCCTCAGGGGGGCATCGGCACACTCGTCGGCCGCGCCGTCGACGGCGACGAGCAGGCCACGCACGATCTGCTCGCGCACGTCCATCCCCTGGCCATCCGCTACTGCCGCACGCGGCTGTCGCGGCTCCCGGGGGACGCGCGGCACTTCGTGGAGGACCTGGCGCAGGAAGTCTGCGTCGCGGTGCTCCTCGCCCTGCCGCGCTACAAGGACACCGGCCGGCCCTTCGAGGCCTTCGTCTTCGCCATCGCCGCGCACAAGGTCGCCGACCTGCAGCGCGCGGCCATGCGCGGGCCCGGGTCCACGGCCGTGCCCTCCGACGAGATGCCCGAGCGGCCCGACGACTCGCTCGGCCCGGAGGAGCGCGCGCTGCTCAGCAGTGACGCCGCATGGGCGAAGAAACTGCTCGCCAACCTTCCGGAGAACCAGCGGGAGCTGCTCCTGCTGCGCATCGCCGTCGGGCTCACCGCGGAGGAGACCGGGCAGATGTTGGGCATGTCACCCGGCGCCGTCCGGGTCGCCCAGCACCGCGCGCTCAGCCGCCTGCGGGCCCTGGCGGAGCAGTGA
- a CDS encoding LysR family transcriptional regulator — MIEARHLRVLRAVAATGSFSAAARELGCTQPAVSQQMKALESSAGTPLLIRTGREMRLTQAGEALVRHAAGILAGLTAAEEEVAAIAGLRAGRVRLVSFPSGSSTLVPTALAALRAEHPGTRVSLVEAEPPRSVEMLREGDCDVALAFRYEGAQAQEEWDDLVVRPLLADRLVGLVPEAHALAGAGSVTIDAFADEPWIAGCPRCRRQLVEVCRGAGFTPRIDFATDDYPAVVGLVGAGLGVAVLPELAIESVRPKGARTVTVEPPVRREIVALTLPDLAQVPAVAATLDHLAKAATR; from the coding sequence ATGATCGAGGCCCGTCATCTCCGTGTCCTGCGCGCCGTCGCCGCCACCGGCTCCTTCTCCGCCGCGGCCCGCGAACTGGGCTGCACCCAGCCCGCGGTCAGTCAGCAGATGAAGGCCCTGGAGTCCTCGGCCGGCACCCCGCTGCTCATCCGCACCGGCCGCGAGATGCGCCTGACCCAGGCCGGCGAGGCCCTCGTACGGCACGCGGCGGGCATCCTCGCCGGGCTCACGGCCGCCGAGGAGGAGGTCGCCGCGATCGCGGGCCTGCGCGCCGGCCGGGTCCGGCTCGTCTCCTTCCCCAGCGGCAGCTCGACGCTGGTGCCGACCGCGCTGGCCGCCCTGCGCGCCGAGCACCCCGGCACGCGCGTGTCCCTGGTCGAGGCCGAACCGCCGCGCTCGGTGGAGATGCTGCGCGAGGGCGACTGCGACGTGGCGCTCGCCTTCCGATATGAGGGGGCGCAGGCCCAGGAGGAGTGGGACGACCTCGTCGTGCGGCCGCTGCTGGCCGACCGGCTCGTGGGCCTGGTGCCCGAGGCGCACGCGCTGGCCGGCGCGGGCTCGGTGACCATCGACGCGTTCGCCGACGAACCGTGGATCGCGGGCTGCCCCCGGTGCCGCCGCCAGCTGGTGGAGGTGTGCCGGGGCGCGGGCTTCACCCCGCGCATCGACTTCGCGACGGACGACTATCCGGCCGTGGTCGGACTCGTCGGCGCGGGCCTCGGCGTGGCGGTCCTGCCCGAACTGGCCATCGAGTCTGTTCGGCCCAAGGGTGCACGCACAGTGACGGTGGAGCCGCCCGTGCGGCGCGAGATCGTCGCTCTCACCCTGCCGGATCTGGCCCAGGTGCCGGCCGTCGCGGCGACGCTCGATCATCTGGCGAAGGCCGCCACGCGCTGA
- a CDS encoding response regulator transcription factor encodes MTSVLVCDDSPLAREALRRAVATVPGVERVTTAANGEEVLRRWGADRSDLILMDVRMPGLGGVETVRRLLSADPGARIIMLTVAEDLDGVALAVAAGARGYLHKDASRAELRATVTQALADPTWRLAPRRLRSAEMGAAPTLTAREIQVLEGMSHGRSNAEIGRELFLSEDTVKTHARRLFKKLGASDRAHAVALGFRWGLVR; translated from the coding sequence ATGACATCCGTCCTCGTCTGCGACGACTCCCCGCTTGCCCGAGAGGCGCTCCGCCGCGCGGTCGCGACCGTGCCCGGCGTCGAGCGCGTGACGACCGCGGCCAACGGCGAGGAAGTCCTCCGCCGCTGGGGCGCCGACCGCTCGGACCTGATTCTGATGGACGTACGCATGCCCGGTCTGGGCGGCGTCGAGACGGTCCGGCGGCTGCTGTCCGCCGACCCCGGTGCGCGCATCATCATGCTCACCGTGGCCGAGGACCTGGACGGTGTGGCCCTCGCGGTCGCCGCCGGTGCCCGTGGGTACCTGCACAAGGACGCCTCGCGCGCCGAACTGCGGGCCACGGTGACGCAGGCGCTCGCCGACCCGACGTGGCGGCTCGCCCCGCGCCGGCTCCGTTCGGCCGAGATGGGCGCCGCGCCCACGCTCACCGCGCGCGAGATCCAGGTGCTCGAGGGGATGAGCCACGGGCGGTCCAACGCGGAGATCGGGCGCGAGCTCTTCCTCTCCGAGGACACCGTGAAGACGCACGCCCGGCGCTTGTTCAAGAAGCTGGGCGCCTCCGACCGGGCCCACGCGGTCGCGCTCGGGTTCCGGTGGGGGCTCGTCCGATAA
- a CDS encoding MOSC domain-containing protein translates to MKLLSLNLGRPVAVEYTDQAEGVTGIDKRPVEGPVRVAAPGERGVGGSGLAGDAVCDLRHHGGDHQAVYAFAREDLDGWERALGRTLPSGCFGENLTTEGVDVSGALIGERWRVGPDLLLEVASGRIPCRTFQGHLGEQGWVKRFTQEGAPGAYLRVIEPGEIRAGDAIEVVHRPEHEVTVALQFRAVTVERALLPRVLAAGDALSPDTARAAREYVAKYGSGNAS, encoded by the coding sequence ATGAAGCTTCTGTCTCTCAATCTGGGCCGCCCCGTGGCCGTGGAGTACACCGATCAGGCCGAGGGCGTGACCGGCATCGACAAGCGGCCCGTGGAGGGGCCCGTCCGGGTGGCGGCGCCCGGCGAGCGCGGGGTCGGCGGGAGCGGCCTGGCCGGCGACGCGGTGTGCGACCTGCGCCATCACGGCGGCGACCACCAGGCCGTGTACGCGTTCGCACGCGAGGACCTGGACGGCTGGGAGCGGGCGCTCGGCCGGACGCTGCCGAGCGGCTGCTTCGGCGAGAACCTCACGACGGAGGGCGTCGACGTGTCGGGCGCCCTGATCGGCGAGCGCTGGCGGGTCGGCCCCGACCTGCTCCTCGAGGTGGCCTCGGGCCGTATCCCGTGCCGCACGTTCCAGGGGCACCTGGGTGAGCAGGGCTGGGTCAAGCGGTTCACGCAGGAGGGGGCGCCGGGGGCGTACCTGCGGGTGATCGAGCCGGGTGAGATCCGGGCCGGGGACGCGATCGAGGTCGTGCACCGGCCGGAGCACGAGGTGACCGTGGCCTTGCAGTTCCGCGCGGTGACGGTCGAACGGGCGCTGCTGCCAAGGGTGTTGGCGGCCGGTGACGCGCTGAGCCCCGACACCGCGCGGGCGGCGCGCGAGTACGTCGCCAAGTACGGCTCGGGGAACGCCTCTTGA